One Brevibacillus choshinensis genomic window carries:
- a CDS encoding TadE/TadG family type IV pilus assembly protein, with product MRQAIMHVRNERGNVTILVLTIFFFLLLVIFSVLFNISTIFVDKEVAANSAQQASLAATDIIYDEAEEAIHTYDRSIKSWTDPIFIWPLVEEQMKSIQASHPDWSSSEVRFEAIDRVLLSAIPTYPTLEMYVVIGLHQASSQIPGVVTDILASNKSTLSGSSLKLFNGEDRIEVRTSVRYESKTFGLDFMPEHAEQIYQTGESRKIGFIQVTGWEQLPQTLTEGSSW from the coding sequence ATGAGACAGGCGATCATGCACGTGCGCAATGAGCGAGGAAATGTCACCATCCTGGTGCTGACCATTTTTTTCTTTCTGCTTCTTGTGATCTTTTCGGTCTTGTTTAACATCTCTACCATTTTCGTCGACAAGGAAGTAGCGGCAAACAGTGCTCAGCAAGCCAGTTTGGCAGCGACGGATATCATCTACGATGAGGCGGAGGAGGCCATCCATACCTATGACCGATCCATTAAGAGCTGGACGGACCCTATCTTTATTTGGCCGCTGGTCGAAGAGCAAATGAAGTCCATCCAAGCTTCCCATCCCGACTGGTCGTCGAGTGAAGTCCGGTTCGAAGCCATCGATCGTGTCTTGCTCTCTGCCATACCTACTTATCCCACTCTCGAGATGTATGTGGTGATCGGACTGCATCAGGCTTCGTCCCAGATTCCCGGCGTCGTCACGGACATTTTGGCGAGCAACAAGAGCACGCTCAGCGGATCCTCCCTGAAGCTTTTCAATGGGGAAGACCGCATCGAGGTGAGGACATCGGTCCGGTATGAGAGCAAAACATTTGGGCTGGATTTCATGCCGGAGCATGCTGAACAAATCTATCAGACCGGCGAAAGTCGGAAAATCGGCTTTATCCAAGTGACAGGATGGGAGCAGCTTCCTCAGACGTTAACGGAGGGAAGCAGCTGGTGA
- a CDS encoding type II secretion system F family protein has translation MDALIITSMFLFLLFFLIFLKEAYRFSVEREKLIAHVHDATGNKVYDVRKRETSSQKWLKRMLSYSDDYAALGQRINFFSESHEVEEWLLKAGRPLDLTVARFQGAKILLALLGFIAGTAFFILGFPFAQFGLIIWPLAGYFLPIILLKRKARERQNQLRYDLPEFLDTVSVTLQAGVSLDQALRDVIQFFHGPLREEFSRFNQELDLGVPREKAYEQLLRRNDNPEFQMLIKALIQGMRLGVPIAVTFKIQSENMRRIRKELIKEKAAKASPKVTLITTFVVAPTAIMLIGGLMVLNIMENVDMFSSLFGK, from the coding sequence ATGGACGCCCTGATCATCACGAGTATGTTCTTGTTTCTGCTGTTCTTTTTGATCTTTTTGAAAGAAGCCTATCGGTTTTCAGTCGAAAGGGAGAAGCTGATCGCCCACGTCCATGACGCGACTGGCAACAAGGTCTACGATGTGCGAAAGCGGGAGACCTCCTCGCAAAAGTGGCTCAAGCGGATGCTCTCCTACAGTGATGACTACGCGGCACTTGGACAGCGCATCAATTTTTTCAGTGAGTCGCACGAGGTGGAGGAGTGGCTGCTGAAGGCGGGCCGTCCGCTCGATCTGACAGTGGCCCGGTTCCAAGGGGCTAAAATCCTGCTCGCCCTGCTCGGTTTTATCGCAGGAACGGCGTTTTTCATACTGGGATTTCCCTTCGCGCAGTTTGGCTTGATCATTTGGCCGCTAGCCGGCTACTTCCTGCCCATTATCCTGCTGAAAAGAAAAGCGAGAGAGCGGCAAAACCAGCTGCGCTACGACCTTCCGGAATTTCTCGATACAGTAAGCGTCACCCTTCAGGCGGGGGTAAGCCTTGATCAGGCGCTGCGCGATGTCATCCAGTTTTTCCACGGACCGCTGCGGGAGGAATTCTCCCGTTTCAATCAAGAGCTCGATCTGGGGGTCCCGCGAGAGAAAGCGTATGAGCAGCTGCTGCGACGCAATGACAATCCGGAGTTTCAGATGCTGATCAAGGCGCTGATCCAGGGGATGAGGCTCGGGGTTCCGATCGCCGTCACCTTTAAAATCCAATCGGAAAACATGCGCCGCATTCGCAAGGAACTAATCAAGGAAAAAGCGGCGAAGGCTTCGCCAAAAGTGACGCTGATCACGACATTTGTCGTCGCTCCGACCGCTATCATGCTCATTGGCGGCCTAATGGTGCTCAACATCATGGAGAACGTAGACATGTTTTCCAGCCTGTTTGGAAAATAG
- a CDS encoding VWA domain-containing protein: MKRIKPFILAVLIPGLLLLHACSSETTTPTPPAATTEPAQPAGTDKGNGLQPHEQTAQEPSRDEKLEALKALIPDSVPKIPETTEEFYTQLPGRYSGILYGEKDEEIEEILKQFPVIDNPDQETIELYYRALLGLFAEDYPDPQDIIDQIKLASFGSPEIDDPRFKFKEQYNVEILLDASGSMAANVNGQTKMEAAKKAIQAFAESLPEKANVALRVYGHKGSGKDSDKALSCGSSELVYQLQSYQANGLSAAMNQFKPTGWTPLALAMQQAQNDLGKFKGDKNTNIIYLVSDGIETCGGDPVAVAKQLSGSDITPIVNVVGFGVDGEGQKQLKEVAKAAGGRYVLIHDQSELEKEFNRAKEVANRWKAWKSDASYEANSTHISRSVDISVFAYDWKAIARNESYNMNSAIISLGYHNILPDSITDELDKIKEKQEDAALERADELEKFLDTLNDKSYKEAKEAIDKQFQANVKTN; encoded by the coding sequence TTGAAACGTATCAAGCCATTCATACTGGCTGTCCTGATTCCTGGCTTATTGCTTCTGCATGCTTGCTCTTCGGAGACAACGACGCCGACACCGCCAGCAGCGACTACGGAGCCCGCCCAGCCAGCGGGTACAGACAAGGGGAATGGACTGCAGCCGCATGAGCAGACTGCCCAAGAGCCTAGCAGGGATGAGAAGCTGGAGGCTCTGAAGGCTCTGATTCCGGACAGCGTGCCGAAAATCCCGGAGACCACCGAGGAATTTTACACGCAATTGCCTGGGCGTTATTCCGGCATTCTATACGGCGAGAAAGATGAAGAAATCGAAGAGATTCTCAAACAGTTTCCCGTTATCGATAACCCGGATCAGGAAACGATCGAGCTCTATTATCGCGCCCTGCTGGGACTGTTCGCGGAGGATTATCCGGATCCACAGGACATCATCGACCAAATCAAGCTGGCTTCCTTTGGGAGTCCGGAAATCGATGATCCTCGCTTCAAGTTCAAAGAGCAATACAACGTGGAGATTCTGCTCGATGCGAGCGGCAGCATGGCGGCAAATGTGAATGGACAGACCAAAATGGAAGCAGCCAAAAAGGCCATTCAAGCTTTTGCCGAATCCTTGCCGGAAAAAGCGAATGTTGCCCTGAGGGTGTACGGACATAAAGGCAGCGGCAAGGATTCGGATAAAGCCCTATCCTGCGGGAGCAGCGAGCTGGTCTACCAGCTCCAGTCTTACCAGGCCAACGGACTTTCGGCTGCGATGAATCAATTCAAGCCGACGGGGTGGACACCGCTCGCATTGGCCATGCAGCAGGCCCAAAATGACCTGGGCAAGTTCAAAGGCGACAAAAACACGAACATCATCTACCTGGTCAGCGACGGGATTGAGACGTGCGGCGGAGATCCCGTCGCAGTGGCGAAGCAATTGAGCGGCTCAGACATCACCCCCATCGTAAACGTGGTGGGCTTTGGCGTGGACGGAGAAGGGCAGAAGCAGCTGAAGGAAGTAGCCAAGGCGGCGGGTGGACGCTATGTGCTGATCCATGACCAGAGTGAACTGGAAAAAGAGTTTAATCGGGCAAAAGAAGTGGCGAACAGATGGAAGGCTTGGAAAAGCGATGCTTCCTATGAGGCAAACTCCACACATATCTCACGGTCCGTCGATATTTCGGTATTTGCCTATGACTGGAAAGCGATCGCCAGAAATGAAAGCTACAATATGAATTCCGCGATCATTTCGCTGGGATATCACAATATCCTGCCCGATTCGATCACAGATGAGCTCGATAAAATCAAGGAGAAACAGGAGGACGCGGCGCTCGAGCGGGCAGACGAATTGGAAAAGTTCCTGGATACGTTGAACGATAAGTCCTACAAGGAAGCCAAAGAAGCGATCGACAAGCAATTTCAAGCAAATGTGAAGACCAATTAA
- a CDS encoding TadE family protein, with protein sequence MGKSREKLKNERGSVTVEFIGILPFVFLILLILWQFLTGVYAVIIAQSAANEAAKVYAITQSSSEALNAAQHIVGSAGGGIAYNGGDSGISGDGSYFTAKVGVNLDLFFLPDFIKDNMSEEDRVISFSRELRGRVIH encoded by the coding sequence ATGGGAAAATCACGTGAGAAGCTAAAGAATGAGCGGGGCTCCGTGACTGTGGAGTTCATCGGTATCTTGCCCTTTGTTTTTCTGATCCTGCTGATCCTGTGGCAGTTTTTGACCGGCGTGTACGCGGTGATCATCGCGCAGTCGGCAGCCAATGAAGCGGCAAAGGTGTATGCCATCACGCAAAGTTCCAGTGAAGCTCTGAATGCTGCGCAGCACATCGTAGGGAGTGCGGGTGGAGGCATTGCCTATAATGGCGGTGACTCTGGCATTTCCGGCGACGGCAGCTACTTTACGGCGAAAGTCGGTGTGAATTTGGATTTGTTCTTTCTGCCGGATTTCATCAAAGATAACATGAGCGAAGAAGACAGGGTGATCTCCTTCTCGAGAGAGCTGCGAGGACGGGTGATTCATTAA
- a CDS encoding type II secretion system F family protein, translating into MSISILFSLSVLLAIWGMYEYLGYRAKKTEWKKRTEEWYDIKSKRKSFIIVWGDRFDRTPHAKEVQQKLVRANIALAPSEYYGILLIGAMGVAFFLNNVVGLHAPYNLVGGAACMYIAQNLMFIVRRNKYQERLNDQLSDVCRLLANSLRAGMTLSQGIELVAKEIPQPAGQEFSRMARELQLGVSFDRALTDMEKRIPTRDFRIFAATLFIQRRAGGNLSEVLQEMAETLEDRRIVNQEIKTMTAEQRYVSILVPIMPIALVLMMNTMNEGFIDPLFSGFGLVLLGFFIVGTVLSYVLVKKVTNIKV; encoded by the coding sequence GTGAGCATCTCTATCCTGTTTAGTCTCTCTGTGCTGCTCGCGATCTGGGGGATGTACGAATACCTCGGCTACCGTGCGAAAAAGACGGAGTGGAAAAAACGCACGGAAGAGTGGTACGACATCAAATCCAAACGGAAGAGCTTCATCATTGTGTGGGGAGACCGCTTTGACCGCACCCCTCACGCAAAAGAAGTCCAGCAAAAGCTGGTTCGCGCCAATATTGCGCTGGCTCCGTCCGAGTATTATGGCATTCTGCTCATCGGCGCGATGGGAGTGGCTTTCTTTCTCAACAACGTGGTAGGCTTGCATGCTCCTTACAATCTGGTGGGTGGCGCAGCATGCATGTACATTGCCCAAAACCTGATGTTCATCGTGCGCCGCAACAAATACCAGGAACGACTGAACGACCAGCTGTCAGACGTATGCCGATTGCTAGCCAATTCCTTGCGGGCAGGCATGACCCTCTCACAGGGAATCGAGCTGGTGGCCAAAGAGATTCCGCAGCCGGCTGGGCAGGAATTCAGCCGCATGGCGCGTGAGCTGCAATTGGGCGTCAGCTTCGACCGGGCCCTGACAGATATGGAAAAACGCATTCCAACGAGAGATTTTCGGATCTTCGCCGCTACGCTGTTCATCCAACGGCGAGCAGGGGGCAATCTGAGCGAAGTGCTCCAGGAGATGGCGGAGACTCTGGAGGATCGCCGCATCGTCAATCAGGAGATCAAGACCATGACGGCTGAGCAGCGATACGTGTCGATTCTTGTCCCCATTATGCCGATTGCTCTCGTGCTGATGATGAACACGATGAATGAAGGCTTCATCGATCCGCTGTTTTCGGGATTCGGCCTTGTTCTATTGGGCTTCTTCATCGTCGGTACCGTGCTTTCCTACGTGCTGGTCAAAAAAGTCACCAACATAAAGGTGTGA